One Obesumbacterium proteus DNA window includes the following coding sequences:
- a CDS encoding sigma 54-interacting transcriptional regulator — translation MKPSETSIVTSVVTPQNLPWQEVVSLVTQQLLGQTDSISALKAFIPLPPPFSPVQFIELHLNDGVYYRCFDDGSVERSATAFTGSVSDCNLHVVKLAGSTLVELRFVRNDGGLFSADDKVLFSWLARLVTPVIEGLLEQERLREECVNLSHERDQCQILVDTTNSVLSHLETDALVAEVSKEIHRFFGIASIGMALRDAGKQQSLVVYASDYLLHQSVTCSQFSLELDGSMVARSLHENQSILVQTHKHLADWRQDPLLQTLAQKGMQAAFFLPLSFNHKPLGVLILAHPEPAIFTRDSCQLLAQIAARIGIAVENADAYGQITRSKDSLAHENIWLNEQIQNSDGFSDIIYQSQAMSDVVEQMEMVAESDSTVLILGETGTGKEMVARAIHKLSARHNSPMIKMNCAAVPSSLLESDLFGHDKGAFTGATNTHLGRFEMAEGGTLFLDEIGDMPLELQPKLLRVLQEREIERLGGNRVIPVNVRVIAATNRDLQHMAAEREFRGDLYYRLNVFPILLPPLRERPDDIPLLARFFTQKLARRMNRDIDSIPAEALDHLSRYPWPGNVRELENVIERAVILTRRGPLNLQLNDLRIPATKKHVTDKISKMAQILQTKAPENDEEERERIVQVLRETNGIVAGPRGAAVKLGIKRTTLLSRMQRLGISAREV, via the coding sequence ATGAAGCCGAGCGAAACGAGTATTGTTACTAGCGTTGTTACTCCGCAAAATTTACCGTGGCAGGAGGTTGTCTCTCTGGTTACGCAGCAGTTGCTTGGCCAAACCGACAGTATTTCTGCGCTCAAAGCCTTTATCCCATTACCGCCCCCCTTTAGCCCTGTGCAATTTATCGAACTTCATCTCAACGACGGCGTTTATTATCGCTGTTTTGATGACGGCAGCGTTGAGCGTTCGGCAACGGCTTTTACGGGCAGCGTGAGCGACTGCAATTTGCACGTGGTCAAGCTTGCGGGCAGCACGCTGGTTGAGCTCAGATTTGTGCGTAATGACGGTGGGCTGTTTAGCGCTGACGATAAAGTGCTTTTTTCCTGGCTCGCGCGGCTGGTCACACCGGTCATTGAAGGCCTATTGGAGCAAGAGCGCCTGCGCGAAGAGTGCGTAAATTTAAGTCATGAACGCGATCAGTGCCAGATTTTGGTGGATACCACCAATTCTGTGTTATCGCATTTGGAAACGGATGCACTGGTGGCAGAAGTGTCGAAAGAGATCCATCGCTTTTTTGGTATTGCATCGATTGGCATGGCGTTACGCGACGCCGGTAAACAGCAAAGTTTAGTGGTATACGCCAGTGACTATTTGCTTCATCAATCTGTTACCTGTAGCCAATTTTCTCTTGAGCTGGACGGCAGCATGGTGGCGCGTTCACTGCATGAAAATCAGTCTATTCTGGTGCAAACCCATAAGCATTTAGCCGATTGGAGACAAGATCCATTGCTTCAGACATTGGCTCAAAAAGGCATGCAGGCGGCTTTTTTTCTGCCGCTATCGTTTAATCACAAGCCTCTCGGCGTTCTGATTTTAGCGCATCCAGAACCCGCGATTTTTACCCGCGATAGCTGCCAGCTTTTGGCACAGATCGCGGCTCGTATCGGCATTGCGGTAGAAAATGCCGACGCTTATGGCCAGATTACCCGCAGTAAAGATAGTCTGGCGCATGAAAATATCTGGCTCAACGAGCAAATCCAAAATAGCGATGGATTCAGCGACATTATTTACCAAAGCCAAGCCATGAGTGATGTGGTTGAGCAAATGGAAATGGTGGCAGAAAGCGACAGTACCGTATTGATTTTGGGGGAAACGGGAACCGGCAAAGAGATGGTGGCTCGCGCTATTCACAAGCTAAGCGCCAGACATAATAGCCCCATGATAAAAATGAACTGTGCGGCTGTGCCTTCCAGTCTGCTTGAAAGCGATCTGTTTGGTCATGATAAAGGCGCGTTTACCGGTGCCACCAATACCCATCTCGGGCGCTTCGAAATGGCCGAGGGGGGAACGTTATTTTTAGATGAAATCGGTGATATGCCGCTCGAACTTCAACCCAAACTGCTGCGCGTTTTGCAGGAACGGGAGATCGAACGTTTGGGGGGAAATCGCGTTATCCCTGTCAATGTGCGCGTTATTGCTGCGACCAACCGTGATTTGCAACACATGGCGGCGGAGCGTGAGTTCCGCGGCGATCTCTATTACCGGCTGAATGTGTTTCCGATTTTGTTACCCCCGCTGCGCGAAAGGCCAGACGATATTCCTTTATTAGCGAGATTTTTTACTCAAAAACTGGCTCGCCGCATGAATCGAGATATTGACAGTATTCCCGCCGAAGCCTTAGACCATTTGAGCCGATATCCTTGGCCTGGCAACGTGCGTGAGCTGGAGAACGTGATTGAAAGAGCGGTAATTTTGACCCGGCGCGGGCCGCTTAATTTGCAGCTTAATGATTTACGCATTCCCGCAACCAAAAAGCATGTGACAGATAAAATCTCCAAAATGGCGCAGATTCTGCAAACCAAAGCCCCAGAAAATGATGAAGAGGAAAGAGAGCGTATTGTTCAGGTGCTGCGTGAAACTAACGGCATTGTGGCGGGGCCACGCGGTGCGGCGGTTAAGCTGGGTATCAAACGCACCACGTTGTTATCGCGGATGCAGCGTTTAGGCATTTCTGCTCGCGAAGTATAA
- a CDS encoding formate hydrogenlyase maturation HycH family protein — MTGEEKTNQHNVVFWSLRQKFLDSGDVPEQAQQVMYYSLAIGHHVGVIDCLNTELTCSLEEYQRWVSLLPEGGALRKMRGLLTFGEITIDITHTQMLANAFAPLCESAAAPFAAWSSTLIRLLTEIVHEPAIYLMVKKTPANI, encoded by the coding sequence ATGACTGGGGAAGAAAAAACAAATCAGCATAACGTGGTCTTTTGGTCACTGCGGCAAAAATTTCTCGATAGCGGCGATGTCCCCGAACAGGCGCAGCAGGTGATGTACTACTCCTTGGCGATTGGGCATCACGTGGGCGTTATTGACTGTCTGAATACCGAACTCACCTGTTCTTTAGAAGAGTACCAGCGCTGGGTTTCTCTCTTACCTGAGGGTGGCGCACTGCGTAAAATGCGTGGGCTACTGACTTTTGGCGAGATAACGATTGATATTACGCACACTCAGATGCTCGCCAACGCCTTTGCTCCGCTATGTGAGTCAGCAGCGGCACCCTTTGCCGCATGGAGTTCGACTTTAATCCGTTTGTTAACCGAAATAGTTCACGAACCCGCCATCTATCTGATGGTGAAAAAGACACCGGCCAATATCTAA
- a CDS encoding NADH-quinone oxidoreductase subunit B family protein codes for MSQTSNPIGHTASQPTQLDESATALKQTLLRDIKRSAYVYRVDCGGCNGCEIEIFAAITPLFDAERFGIKVVPSPRHADILLFTGAVTRAMRVPALRAYEAAPDPKICISYGACGCGGGIFHDLYCVWGGSDTIVPIDVWIPGCPPTPAATIYGFAVALGLLDQKLKGVNHQQQTDEKASLLLPQTLPELRILVEREARRLAGYRQGREISDQFLGLLHNGDANTVAGNIEQWLQSANDPRLNEIVHRLQSLLATGGR; via the coding sequence ATGAGCCAAACATCGAATCCTATAGGCCATACAGCCAGCCAACCGACTCAATTGGATGAGTCGGCAACCGCGCTCAAACAAACCCTGCTCAGGGATATTAAACGTTCGGCCTACGTCTATCGCGTCGACTGCGGCGGCTGCAACGGCTGCGAAATAGAAATATTCGCCGCGATCACCCCTCTGTTTGACGCCGAACGTTTTGGTATCAAAGTGGTTCCCTCACCGCGCCATGCCGATATTCTTCTGTTCACCGGCGCGGTCACGCGGGCGATGCGCGTTCCGGCGTTACGTGCTTATGAAGCCGCGCCCGATCCTAAAATCTGTATTTCCTACGGCGCCTGTGGCTGCGGCGGAGGCATTTTCCACGACCTATACTGCGTTTGGGGCGGCAGCGATACGATTGTTCCCATTGACGTCTGGATCCCCGGTTGCCCGCCAACGCCTGCCGCAACGATTTACGGCTTCGCCGTCGCACTCGGTTTGCTCGATCAAAAACTTAAAGGCGTAAACCACCAGCAGCAAACGGATGAGAAAGCCTCGTTATTACTGCCACAAACGCTGCCTGAACTCAGAATACTCGTTGAACGTGAAGCGCGGCGTTTGGCCGGTTACCGGCAAGGACGCGAGATCAGCGATCAATTCCTCGGTTTGCTACACAACGGTGATGCCAACACCGTGGCTGGCAATATTGAACAATGGCTGCAAAGTGCGAACGATCCACGCTTAAACGAGATCGTACATCGGCTACAAAGCCTACTGGCTACGGGAGGTCGGTAA
- the hyfH gene encoding hydrogenase 4 subunit H translates to MLKLFKTILKAGEPTVKYPFKPLDVCPGFRGKPEYDPEQCIACGACTVACPANALTMETHLQSGERIWQLFIGRCIFCGRCEEVCPTRAIVLSPEFEMAVTHKPDLYVKATFQLQNCRSCHRPFTPLKSVEYAMALLVQSGVDAASVEEMRPKFETCPRCRRRDDLSHHEHQNLSYHVGEKNQ, encoded by the coding sequence ATGCTGAAACTGTTTAAGACTATCCTCAAAGCCGGTGAGCCAACGGTGAAATATCCGTTCAAGCCGCTGGACGTTTGCCCCGGATTTCGTGGCAAACCGGAATACGATCCAGAACAATGCATCGCTTGTGGGGCCTGCACCGTCGCCTGCCCCGCTAACGCATTGACGATGGAAACTCATCTCCAGAGCGGCGAACGCATTTGGCAATTGTTTATTGGCCGCTGCATCTTTTGTGGCCGATGTGAAGAAGTATGCCCAACGCGAGCGATTGTACTGTCGCCCGAGTTTGAAATGGCGGTCACCCACAAACCCGATTTGTATGTGAAAGCAACCTTTCAACTCCAGAACTGCCGCAGCTGTCACCGTCCTTTCACGCCGCTGAAATCGGTGGAATATGCCATGGCGTTGCTGGTCCAGTCTGGCGTCGATGCCGCCAGCGTTGAGGAAATGCGCCCTAAGTTTGAAACCTGCCCTCGCTGCCGACGCAGAGATGACCTCAGCCATCATGAGCACCAGAACCTGAGTTATCACGTTGGGGAGAAAAATCAATGA
- a CDS encoding NADH-quinone oxidoreductase subunit C: protein MSYLNVVNSNQQGEKRGAGYLKKLREKFPNSVLDEEWQTADQLTVTVKTNELPEIVGYLYYQLGGWLPVLFGNDERSLNGYFAVYYVLSMEEGEKCWVTVKALVSATTLEFPSVTPRVPAAVWGEREIRDMYGLIPVGLPDERRLVLPDDWPDGMYPLRKDSMDYRQRPMPTTDAETYEFINELGGKDNRIVPIGPMHITSDEPGHFRLFVDGEQIIDADYRLFYVHRGMEKLAETRMGYNEVTFLSDRVCGICGFTHSVAYTTSVENALGIVVPPRAHTIRSILLEVERLHSHLLNLGLSSHFVGFDTGFMQFFRVREKSMMMAELLTGARKTYGLNLIGGIRRDILKAQQMKTLQLVHEMRDDVTQLVDMLMNTPNIEQRTQGVGILDRKIARDFSPVGPLIRGSGFKRDMRFDHPYADYGNLPKTLFTFDGGDVFSRVMVRVKEVFDSLAMIEYGLDNLPEGNLLVEGFTYQPHKFALGYAEAPRGEDVHWSMLGDNQKLFRWRCRAATYANWPVLRYMLRGNTISDAPLIIGSLDPCYSCTDRVTLVDVRKKKSKTVSYREIERYSVERNHSPLK from the coding sequence GTGAGCTACCTAAATGTGGTGAATAGCAATCAACAGGGTGAAAAGCGCGGTGCGGGTTATTTAAAAAAACTGCGCGAAAAATTTCCCAACAGCGTACTAGACGAAGAGTGGCAAACTGCCGATCAGCTCACCGTTACGGTCAAAACTAACGAACTGCCAGAGATTGTGGGGTATCTGTACTATCAGCTCGGCGGCTGGCTGCCGGTGTTATTTGGCAACGATGAACGTTCACTAAATGGTTATTTTGCCGTTTATTACGTGCTATCGATGGAAGAAGGCGAGAAATGTTGGGTCACGGTAAAAGCCTTGGTCAGCGCGACCACGCTGGAGTTCCCTTCGGTTACACCTCGTGTTCCGGCTGCGGTATGGGGTGAGCGTGAAATCCGCGATATGTACGGTTTAATACCGGTGGGTTTACCCGATGAACGGCGCTTAGTGCTACCCGATGACTGGCCTGACGGCATGTATCCGCTGCGCAAAGATTCGATGGATTATCGCCAGCGCCCAATGCCAACCACCGATGCCGAAACCTATGAATTCATCAATGAGCTCGGCGGCAAAGATAACCGTATTGTGCCGATTGGCCCGATGCATATTACCTCGGACGAACCTGGGCATTTCCGCTTGTTTGTCGACGGCGAGCAGATTATCGATGCTGACTATCGGCTTTTTTACGTGCACCGCGGGATGGAGAAGCTGGCTGAAACCCGTATGGGGTATAACGAAGTCACCTTCCTGTCCGATCGGGTATGCGGAATCTGCGGCTTCACCCACAGCGTGGCCTACACGACGTCGGTTGAAAACGCGCTCGGTATCGTGGTTCCTCCTCGAGCACATACCATTCGCAGTATTTTGTTAGAAGTCGAACGTCTGCACAGCCACCTGCTTAACCTCGGCCTATCGAGCCACTTTGTCGGCTTTGATACCGGATTCATGCAATTTTTCCGCGTGCGTGAAAAATCCATGATGATGGCGGAGCTGCTCACCGGCGCACGCAAAACCTACGGCTTAAACCTCATTGGCGGTATTCGTCGTGACATTCTCAAAGCCCAGCAGATGAAAACCCTGCAATTAGTCCACGAAATGCGCGATGACGTTACTCAGCTAGTCGATATGCTGATGAATACGCCCAACATTGAGCAGCGCACACAGGGCGTAGGCATTTTAGATCGCAAAATCGCGCGTGATTTCAGCCCCGTTGGGCCACTGATCCGCGGCAGCGGTTTCAAGCGAGACATGCGTTTCGACCACCCGTATGCCGATTACGGCAACCTACCTAAAACGCTATTTACCTTCGACGGCGGCGATGTGTTCTCACGCGTGATGGTGCGCGTGAAGGAGGTTTTCGATTCTTTAGCCATGATCGAGTACGGTTTAGACAACTTGCCCGAAGGCAATCTGCTGGTCGAGGGCTTTACCTATCAACCACATAAATTTGCTCTGGGTTATGCCGAGGCACCACGCGGTGAAGACGTGCATTGGAGCATGCTGGGCGACAATCAAAAATTGTTCCGCTGGCGCTGCCGCGCTGCAACCTACGCCAACTGGCCGGTATTGCGCTACATGCTGCGTGGAAACACCATTTCCGATGCTCCACTGATCATTGGTAGCCTTGACCCCTGCTACTCCTGTACCGATCGGGTAACCCTAGTTGACGTACGTAAGAAAAAATCCAAAACCGTCTCCTATCGGGAAATTGAACGCTATAGCGTTGAACGTAACCATTCACCGCTGAAATGA
- a CDS encoding hydrogenase 4 subunit F, translating to MNQESILFLLLATPLIASLLTFASRLLGDSARIVVTALHSIGILALLIVALWVVAITAEHGELLSANQWLHIDSLSALFLAILGVIGFLTGLYSIGYMRHEVDEGEISVPTLCNYYGFFHLFLFTMLLVVTSNNLILMWAAIEATTLSSAFLVGIYGQRSSLEAAWKYIIICTVGVAFGLFGTILVYANAASFMPDANNAIFWTEVLKHASELDPTLMHLAFVFILIGFGTKTGLFPMHAWLPDAHSEAPSPTSALLSAVLLNCALLVIIRYYIIISAAIGPVFPSRLLIVFGLLSVAVAAFFILVQRDIKRLLAYSSVENMGLIVVAIGIGGPLGMLAALLHTLNHSLAKTLLFCGSGNVLLKYGTRDLHAVKGMLKIMPFSAVLFAGGALALGGMPPFNVFISEFMTVVVGLAAGHLWLTVFILLLLTIVLGGLVRMVACVLFGDAPEAVSKGELGLFTTLPMAILIVLMLIMGTHIPQPVTRLLENAATIVMNPSSTQTPNFSWPWVAAQRVPSAQCASTSCMEK from the coding sequence ATGAATCAAGAATCGATTTTATTTCTCCTACTGGCGACGCCGTTAATTGCCTCGTTGTTAACCTTTGCCAGCCGCCTGCTGGGTGATTCAGCCCGAATCGTGGTCACAGCGCTACACAGCATTGGCATTCTCGCGCTGTTAATTGTCGCCCTATGGGTGGTCGCGATAACCGCTGAACACGGCGAACTCTTATCGGCTAATCAGTGGTTGCACATCGACAGTCTCAGCGCTCTGTTCTTGGCAATTCTGGGCGTGATTGGCTTTTTAACCGGGCTTTACTCGATTGGCTACATGCGCCATGAAGTCGACGAAGGGGAAATTTCCGTCCCGACGCTGTGCAATTACTATGGCTTCTTCCACCTGTTTCTCTTCACCATGCTGCTGGTGGTCACCAGTAATAATCTCATCTTAATGTGGGCCGCCATTGAAGCCACCACCTTAAGCTCGGCGTTTCTGGTGGGCATTTACGGCCAGCGATCGTCGCTGGAAGCCGCATGGAAATACATCATCATTTGTACCGTCGGCGTCGCCTTCGGCCTGTTTGGCACCATTTTGGTTTATGCCAATGCGGCCAGCTTTATGCCCGATGCCAACAACGCTATTTTCTGGACAGAAGTGCTTAAACACGCGAGCGAACTAGACCCAACGCTGATGCATTTAGCCTTTGTGTTTATCCTGATTGGCTTCGGAACCAAAACCGGGCTATTTCCTATGCACGCGTGGTTACCAGATGCCCATAGCGAAGCGCCAAGCCCTACCAGCGCCCTGCTTTCTGCGGTGCTGCTGAACTGCGCTCTGTTAGTCATCATCCGTTACTACATCATCATCAGTGCCGCTATCGGCCCCGTGTTCCCAAGCCGATTACTCATCGTATTTGGCTTGCTGTCTGTAGCCGTTGCAGCGTTCTTTATTCTGGTTCAGCGCGACATCAAACGCCTACTGGCCTACTCCAGCGTTGAAAACATGGGGCTGATTGTGGTCGCTATAGGCATCGGCGGCCCGCTGGGGATGCTGGCGGCTTTGCTGCACACGCTAAATCACAGTCTCGCCAAAACCCTGCTGTTTTGCGGTTCTGGCAACGTGTTATTGAAATACGGCACACGAGATCTGCACGCGGTGAAAGGCATGCTTAAAATCATGCCGTTCAGCGCCGTACTCTTCGCGGGAGGCGCATTGGCACTCGGCGGAATGCCTCCATTTAACGTCTTCATCAGTGAATTTATGACCGTTGTCGTCGGTCTGGCAGCGGGGCATCTTTGGCTCACGGTATTTATCCTGTTGCTGCTGACCATCGTACTCGGCGGCCTAGTTCGCATGGTGGCATGCGTTCTGTTTGGCGATGCCCCAGAGGCCGTCAGCAAAGGCGAACTGGGGCTGTTCACCACCTTACCGATGGCGATCCTGATCGTGCTGATGCTGATCATGGGGACGCACATTCCCCAGCCGGTAACACGTCTACTAGAAAACGCCGCCACCATCGTCATGAATCCATCATCAACGCAGACCCCAAACTTCAGTTGGCCGTGGGTCGCTGCACAACGTGTTCCGTCCGCGCAATGCGCATCAACATCCTGCATGGAGAAGTAA
- the hyfE gene encoding hydrogenase 4 membrane subunit, protein MTGSLIVNNLAGLMMLTSLLVIGAKRPTASCWLYALQSLVLVLIFFTLSQTLEAHQLALWATSAFVTKVVMVPLIMGYAFRKMSDPCANGSIISMSMLMLSAAVIVVLCWFVVAPVQRPLLATLKPALAVSLGHFLLGLLCIVTQRNILKQVFGYCLMENGSHLTLALLAFRAPELVEIGIATDAIFAVIVMAVLARKIYRTLNTLDVEQLTALKG, encoded by the coding sequence ATGACCGGATCATTAATCGTTAATAACCTCGCAGGGCTGATGATGCTCACGTCGCTGCTGGTCATTGGAGCCAAACGCCCTACCGCGTCCTGCTGGCTCTATGCTTTGCAGTCGCTGGTTCTGGTGCTGATATTTTTCACGTTATCGCAAACCCTTGAAGCGCATCAGTTAGCCCTTTGGGCCACCAGCGCATTCGTGACCAAAGTGGTGATGGTGCCACTCATTATGGGCTACGCCTTCCGCAAAATGTCAGATCCCTGCGCCAACGGCAGCATCATCAGTATGTCGATGCTGATGCTGTCTGCCGCCGTTATCGTGGTGCTGTGTTGGTTCGTGGTCGCACCGGTTCAGCGTCCGTTATTGGCAACGCTGAAACCCGCATTGGCGGTTTCACTCGGGCACTTCCTGTTGGGGCTGCTGTGCATCGTGACCCAGCGCAACATTCTCAAACAGGTATTTGGCTACTGCCTGATGGAAAACGGCTCTCACCTCACTCTCGCACTGCTGGCATTCCGGGCACCAGAGTTAGTTGAAATCGGTATTGCCACCGATGCCATTTTTGCCGTGATCGTGATGGCAGTGCTAGCGCGCAAAATTTATCGCACGCTCAACACGCTGGACGTTGAACAACTCACGGCGCTGAAGGGGTAA
- a CDS encoding hydrogenase 4 subunit D — protein sequence MENIALTTLLLPFIGALITACAPKRYAKWLCTFFALIATLGTLALGWQYWLHDKADVTYTLLSYGTVELFGFTIDRISTLIVFAVVFLGFLVSLYSTGYLTVGNKEHPHDGGNRYYAFLLIFIGAMVGLVLSSTILGQLLFFEITGGCSWALIGYYQTPKSQRSAMKALLITHVASIGLYLAAATLFLNTGTFALSALANLHGSASYIVFGGILFAAWGKSAQLPLQAWLPDAMEAPTPISAYLHAASMVKVGVYIFARAILSAGEVPHIIGWIGIVMATITLIYGFLMYLPQKDMKRLLAWSTITQLSYIFLALSLSIFGSKLAFEGGVAYIFNHAFAKSLFFLIAGALSYSCGTRMLPRLKGVLKKMPLLGIGFCVAALAITGVPPFNGFFSKFPIFAAGFALSHEFWVMTPLMVLVLIESVASFAWFIYWFGRVIPGTPSEEVAQAAPIPLAMRIVLVVLIAMSVLSSFIAVAWLG from the coding sequence ATGGAAAATATCGCTCTAACGACCCTTTTGCTACCGTTTATCGGCGCGCTTATCACCGCCTGCGCGCCCAAACGTTACGCTAAATGGCTATGTACATTCTTCGCCCTAATCGCAACCTTAGGCACGCTGGCACTAGGTTGGCAATATTGGCTGCATGATAAAGCCGACGTCACCTATACCCTACTCAGCTACGGCACGGTTGAGCTGTTTGGTTTTACCATTGACAGAATCAGCACGCTTATCGTTTTTGCTGTCGTGTTTCTTGGCTTCTTGGTCAGCCTTTATTCCACGGGTTATCTGACCGTCGGCAATAAAGAGCATCCGCATGACGGAGGCAATCGCTATTATGCGTTTTTGCTGATCTTCATTGGTGCCATGGTCGGGCTGGTTCTTTCATCTACCATTCTGGGGCAACTGCTGTTTTTCGAAATCACGGGCGGCTGTTCGTGGGCATTGATTGGTTATTACCAGACGCCAAAATCTCAGCGTTCCGCCATGAAAGCGCTGCTCATCACTCATGTCGCCTCGATTGGGCTATATCTCGCTGCCGCCACGCTGTTCCTGAATACCGGCACTTTTGCCCTCAGCGCTCTCGCCAATCTACACGGCAGCGCCAGCTATATCGTGTTCGGCGGTATCTTGTTTGCCGCCTGGGGGAAATCGGCCCAGCTGCCGCTACAGGCGTGGTTACCTGATGCCATGGAAGCGCCAACGCCTATCAGTGCCTATCTACATGCGGCATCAATGGTCAAAGTCGGTGTTTATATCTTTGCGCGTGCCATCCTCTCGGCTGGAGAAGTTCCGCATATTATCGGCTGGATAGGCATTGTCATGGCCACCATCACGCTGATTTATGGCTTCCTGATGTATCTGCCACAGAAAGATATGAAGCGCCTGTTGGCTTGGTCAACTATCACTCAGCTTTCTTATATTTTCCTCGCCCTCTCGCTATCGATATTCGGCTCTAAGCTGGCCTTTGAAGGCGGTGTGGCTTACATCTTCAACCACGCCTTTGCCAAGAGCCTGTTCTTCTTGATTGCCGGAGCACTCAGCTACAGCTGCGGTACCCGAATGCTGCCACGTTTGAAAGGCGTGCTGAAAAAAATGCCGCTGTTAGGCATCGGATTCTGCGTGGCCGCCTTAGCCATTACCGGCGTACCGCCGTTTAACGGCTTCTTTAGCAAATTCCCTATTTTCGCCGCAGGCTTTGCGCTTTCGCATGAGTTTTGGGTCATGACGCCATTAATGGTGCTGGTACTCATCGAGTCCGTCGCCAGCTTTGCATGGTTTATTTACTGGTTCGGTCGCGTCATTCCCGGCACGCCGAGCGAAGAGGTCGCCCAAGCGGCACCGATTCCTCTGGCCATGCGTATCGTGCTGGTGGTGCTGATCGCGATGTCGGTGCTCTCAAGTTTTATCGCCGTTGCCTGGCTTGGATAA
- a CDS encoding respiratory chain complex I subunit 1 family protein codes for MLMQETPSLAMGIFALVQAIILLAMTPLMTGISRQIRARMQSRRGPGIWQDYRDLGKLFKRQEVGPAQSGIIFRLMPYVLLGSMLLVAMSLPVFTQTAPFGGAGDLIALLYLFALFRFFFSLSGLDTGSTFAGIGASRELTLGILVEPTLILALLVVALIAGSTNIGTISATLTQGWSSPTATFLALLACGFTAFIEMGKIPFDVAEAEQELQEGPLTEYSGSGLALVKWGIGLKQVVVAELFLAVFIPFGKAATLSASALFFALILMLIKLLVVFVLASLVENSLARGRFLMTHRVTWLGFGVAALAFVFYLTGL; via the coding sequence ATGTTGATGCAAGAAACGCCCTCGCTGGCAATGGGGATCTTCGCGTTAGTGCAGGCGATTATCCTATTAGCCATGACTCCGCTGATGACCGGTATCTCACGTCAGATCCGCGCCAGAATGCAATCTCGTCGCGGCCCAGGAATTTGGCAGGATTACCGCGATCTTGGCAAACTGTTTAAGCGCCAAGAAGTCGGTCCGGCGCAGTCCGGTATCATCTTCCGCCTGATGCCTTACGTTTTGCTCGGCAGCATGCTGCTGGTGGCGATGTCTCTCCCCGTCTTCACCCAGACTGCGCCCTTCGGCGGCGCGGGTGACTTGATCGCTCTGCTGTATCTTTTCGCACTATTCCGCTTTTTCTTCTCGCTTTCCGGTTTGGATACCGGCAGCACTTTCGCCGGTATTGGTGCCAGCCGTGAACTCACCTTAGGGATCTTAGTTGAACCAACGTTGATTCTGGCTCTGTTAGTCGTAGCGCTTATCGCGGGATCGACCAACATCGGTACCATTAGCGCCACCTTAACTCAGGGATGGAGCTCACCAACGGCAACGTTCTTGGCGCTGCTAGCCTGTGGGTTTACCGCTTTCATCGAAATGGGAAAAATCCCCTTCGACGTCGCCGAAGCCGAACAGGAATTGCAGGAAGGGCCGCTGACCGAGTATTCAGGCTCGGGACTGGCCTTAGTGAAGTGGGGAATCGGCCTTAAGCAAGTGGTGGTCGCAGAACTGTTTTTGGCGGTGTTTATTCCCTTTGGCAAGGCTGCCACGCTCAGCGCCTCTGCGCTCTTCTTCGCGCTGATCCTCATGCTGATCAAACTTCTGGTGGTATTCGTGCTGGCCTCACTGGTTGAAAACAGTTTGGCTCGCGGTCGCTTCCTGATGACTCACCGTGTGACATGGCTTGGCTTTGGCGTTGCAGCGCTAGCCTTCGTGTTCTACCTAACCGGTCTATAA